One genomic window of Leptospira paudalimensis includes the following:
- a CDS encoding DNA gyrase subunit A, translating into MKNEEQYPKRPFEDQVNDDQRKYSRYVCDSRAIPQEIDGLKPVQRRILWAMWNSDARNRHTKTVKVAGLAMGYHPHGDRSIQDALSQMAQDFAFANNYPLVHGEGTFGDVLDPNAIASPRYTEVKLSDFAKDLGFFESLPDIDYVKNYDETEDEPIHFVGKVPVVLLNNIQGIATGFRCFIPAHKLSDVIDSQVTYLKTGKPKKITPWYKGYGGEVKMSKNDNGSTVMSTTFGFKKEDGKLFLVDSPMNWNREKVVNYLDDLIEKKDNWLKDYIDHSSQTFKIELVAKKGEEPSEKEIKELFSKENNEVLTINVITHEGKLRNFVPEEIIKRFCDFRKTHLIRRFKRLAGLEKEKIDRNSELIRFIKEKWNEKVTGIKSKKEFEEKLKAAKFVYFEWLSSIPVYRMTLEEVRKCEEAIVEAKTKYTEYTALQKDDKKLTGFMTDELDELKKKWDPK; encoded by the coding sequence ATGAAGAACGAAGAACAGTATCCGAAACGCCCCTTTGAAGACCAAGTTAACGATGACCAAAGGAAATACTCCCGCTATGTATGCGATTCGAGAGCCATTCCACAAGAAATTGATGGCCTAAAGCCTGTTCAACGACGCATTCTTTGGGCGATGTGGAACTCTGATGCGAGAAACCGTCATACCAAAACAGTAAAAGTAGCGGGTCTTGCGATGGGATACCATCCACATGGAGACAGATCGATCCAAGATGCCCTTTCCCAAATGGCACAAGACTTTGCATTTGCAAACAACTATCCTTTGGTTCATGGGGAAGGAACTTTTGGTGACGTACTTGATCCCAATGCAATTGCATCTCCCCGTTATACAGAAGTCAAACTTTCTGACTTTGCCAAAGACTTAGGATTTTTTGAAAGTTTACCTGACATTGATTATGTCAAAAACTACGATGAAACAGAAGATGAACCAATTCATTTTGTTGGAAAGGTTCCTGTTGTTCTCTTAAATAACATCCAAGGGATTGCAACGGGATTTCGTTGTTTTATTCCAGCACACAAACTCAGTGACGTCATTGATTCTCAAGTCACGTATTTAAAAACGGGCAAACCGAAAAAGATCACTCCATGGTACAAAGGGTACGGTGGAGAGGTAAAAATGTCCAAAAATGACAATGGAAGCACTGTCATGTCTACTACATTTGGTTTCAAAAAAGAAGATGGGAAATTGTTTTTAGTAGATTCTCCCATGAACTGGAACCGTGAAAAGGTTGTGAACTACTTAGATGATTTAATCGAAAAGAAAGACAATTGGTTAAAGGACTACATTGATCATTCCAGCCAAACGTTTAAAATCGAACTTGTTGCTAAAAAAGGCGAAGAACCTTCCGAGAAAGAAATCAAAGAACTTTTCTCCAAAGAAAACAATGAAGTATTAACCATCAATGTCATCACACATGAAGGAAAACTTCGTAATTTTGTTCCAGAAGAAATCATCAAACGTTTCTGTGATTTCCGAAAAACCCATCTCATCCGCAGATTCAAACGACTTGCTGGGTTAGAAAAAGAAAAAATTGATCGGAACTCCGAACTCATTCGATTCATCAAAGAAAAATGGAACGAAAAAGTAACAGGCATTAAATCGAAAAAAGAATTCGAAGAAAAGTTAAAAGCTGCCAAATTCGTTTACTTCGAATGGTTGAGTTCCATTCCCGTTTACCGTATGACTTTGGAAGAAGTTCGTAAATGTGAAGAAGCCATTGTAGAAGCAAAAACCAAATACACTGAGTATACGGCTTTGCAAAAAGATGATAAAAAACTCACAGGATTTATGACTGATGAGTTGGATGAACTGAAGAAAAAATGGGATCCGAAATAG